The Bacteroidota bacterium genome includes the window GGCACCTGTGCCTTAATGACCTGGAACGGCCCGTTGGCCTCCATACCCTGGATGCGGCCGCGTCGCGTGTTGAGGTCGCTCATCACATCGCCGAGGTACTCCTCCGGGATCTTCACTTCGAGGTCTAGGATCGGCTCCAGGATAGCAGGCTGCGCCTCGCGGAAGCCGATGCGGAAGGCCTGCTTGGCCGCCGTCTTGAAGGCGTTCTCGTTCGAGTCGACCGAGTGCATGCCGCCGTCGAAGACGACCACGCGGACATCGCCCACCGGGTAGCCTGCGATCGGGCCTTCCTTGAGCGCGTCGGCGACGCCCTTTTGGATCGCACCGAAGAACCGCTGCATGTCGATCACGCCGCCGACGATGGCGTCGACGAAGTGGATCTTCGCGCCCCAGTCCGTCTCCATCATGTGCTCGCCGCGCTGCTTCATGTCTTCGGGCACGTCGAACGTGTCGGTGAGCGGCTCGACCAGGATCGAGATATCGGCGAACTGCCCCGCGCCGCCTGACTGCTTCTTGTGGCGGTACGACGAGCGCGAGCGCCCCTGCACTGTTTCGCGGTAGGAGACCTTCGGCTGGTCGTACTCGACGTGGACGCCAGCGCGGTGGTCGAGGATGTACTGCGCCACCTTGAGGTGCATCTCACCCTGTCCGGCGAGCGTGATCTGGCTCAGGTGCGGGTCGTGATCCACGTGCAGCGACGGGTCCTCCTTGACGAGTTGGTGGAGGCCCTGCGCCAGCTTGTCCTCCTCGCCCGACGTGGACGCGCGGACGGCGACGCGGTAGCGCGGCTCGGGGAACTCGATCGGCGTTACGACCGCGTCAGAGCCTTTGAGATGCAGGGTGTCGTTCGTGCCTGTGTCCTTGAGCTTGACCGTCGCGCCGATGTCGCCTGCGACCAGTTGCTTCACGCCGTCACGGTCTTTGCCGTTGATCGCGTAAAGCGCGCCGAGGCGTTCGGTGCCGTCGTTGTGCGCGTTTTCGAGGTCCTGGCCCTGCTCCAGCGTGCCCTGGTACACGCGGAAGTAGCTGTACTCCCCGACGTGCGCCTGCGCCTCGGTCTTGTAGACGAACGCGACGGGATCGCCGCCCGGGTCGGCAGCCACCGTGCCACTGTCCATCTGCGGCGCGGGCATCATCTTCGGGCTTGGCACGACGTTGTCGATGAAGCTCATCAGCCGCGTCACGCCAATATTCTCCGTGGCGACGGTGAGGAAGATCGGGAAGAGGCTACGGTCGATCATCGCAGCGCGGAGGCCCTGGCGCATTTCATCTTCCGAGAGGGTCCCCTTCTCGAAGTAGAGGTCCATCAGCCCCTCGTCGTTCTCGGCGATGTTCTCCACGAGTTCGTTGTGGAGTTCGTCAGCGCGGTCGCGGAAGGCGCCGTCGATCTCTTCAAAGTGCGCCTGGCCCTTCTCGTCGAAGCGGATCTGCTTCATCAGGAGCACGTCGATGATGGTGCGGGTGCCTTTGCCGCCGGGGAGTTGGACAGGCGTCGCAGCGCGGCCGTAGCGCTCCTGCACCTGCGCGAGCGCCGTCTCGAAGTCCGAGCCCTCCTCGTCGAGCTTGTTGAGGACGAACATCGCGGGCGTCTCGGTCATCTCGCAGTACGTCCACCCGAGTTCGGTGCCAACCTGCACGCCTTCGGTCGCGTCGAGCACGAAGAGCGCCGTGTCGGCCACCTTGAGCGACGCCACGACCTCGCCTGCGAAGTCGAGGTAGCCGGGCGTGTCAAGGATGTTAATCTTGTAGCCTTTCCACTCCGCGTGCAGCAGGGCCGAGAAGATCGACATGCCGCGCTCGTGCTCTGAGTCGTGGAAGTCGCTCACGGTCGAGCCCTCCTCGACGGTGCCCATGCGTTTGATGGCACCGGCGCTGTAGAGCATCGCCTCGGAGAGCGTCGTCTTGCCGCTCCCTTGGTGCCCCACCAGGGCGATATTGCGGACGTGGTCGGCGTCATAGACATTCATACGGGTACCTCGATCAAGCAGGGGCTGGGGCCGCCCCTCCGCAGGCAGCCATTCGACAAAATGCAAGCACGGCGCCGCCCCGTTCTTGGGCCCGGAACCGCTTTCGGAGAAGGGAAGATGAAGGTCGATCCTGGTTAAGGAAATGTCAAGGAGCTAGCCGTGCCCTCGCGCGTAGATCTGCTTCTGTCGCTCACCTCCACTCTCCCATGCTCACGCTCGGTATCGAAACCGCTACGGATGTCTGCAGCGTCGCCCTGTTGGAGGACGATGCGGTGCTTGCCGAGGCGTCGCTCCGGCTGCCGCGCCAGCACGCGGCGCGTCTGGTGCCGCTCGTCCGCGACGTACTTGCCCACACCGGCCGTGCGACGACCGACCTTGACCTCGTGTCCGTTTCGGAGGGCCCGGGCTCGTACACTGGCTTGCGTATCGGCGTGAGCACGGCGAAGGGCCTGTGCCTAGCGACCGGCGCAGCCCTGGTGGGCGTCGGTTCACTGGAAGCGCTCGCCCAAACCGCCGATGGCGTCGCGGAGCCCGGAGACTACGTTCTCGCGGCGTTTCCATCCCGTCGCGGCGAGGTCTACGCGGCTGGATTCCAGCGTCACCCGCACGAGTCCGTACTGCAGATGCTACGTGGCGCGGAACCCACCGCTGTGACACTCGACGACGCTCGGTCTTGGTGGCCCGCCCCCGACGCCGAGCGAATCTGGCTCCTCGGCCCCGCTGCCTACCAACTTGACGGTCTTCTTCCTGGCCGCCACAGCATCCTTGCTGGTGAGACGTTCTGCGTATCGGCGGCCACGGTAGCACGGATGGGCAGGCGCTCGGCGTACGACGTGGCCACGGATCACTTGCACAGCGAGGATGTGGCATCTTTTGAGCCGTCGTACCTTAAAGAGTTCGTCGCTGGGAAACCGCGGCCGCTCTTTTAGCGGTTTACCCGTGTTCCCCATCGAGGCCACCCCGCCCTCTGGCCGCCCTGTCTCCTCATCCACGCTCCTCGCAGCCTCATGGCCTGGTTCAAGCGCAAGACCGCGGGCATCCAGACGGCCCCCGCCGACAAAAACGAGACGCCAGAAGGCTACTGGCGCAAGTGCCCCATCACGGACGAGTTGATCTCGCTTCGCGAGCTGAAGGAGAATCATATGGTGACGCCCGCCGGTCACCATTTCGCGATGAGCGGCCTCGGCTACTGCGAGATGTTCTTCGACGACGGCGAGTTCACGCGGCACGACGACAACCTCTTTGCCATAGACCCGCTGAAGTTTGTGGACAGGAAGGCCTACATCGACCGGCTGCGCTCCGCGCGCAAGAAAACCGGCCTCAACGACGCGGCCGTCTCCGCGACCGGCACTGTGGGTAGCCACCCGTTCTCGATGGCCGCGATGGATTTCTCGTTCATCGGCGGCTCGATGAACTCGGTCGTCGGCGAGATCGTCAGCCGGACGATCCAGCGCGGCATCAACGAGGACCGCGCCGTGATGGTGATTTCCCAGAGTGGCGGCGCGCGCATGATGGAGGCGGCCTACAGCCTGATGCAGATGGCCAAGACCTCGATCCACCTCACCCGCCTCGACGACAAGGGCCTCCCCTTCTTCTCGCTGATGACCAACCCGACGACGGGCGGCGTCACGGCGTCCTACGCCATGCTCGGCGATATCCACATCGCGGAACCTGGGGCCCTGATCGGATTCGCCGGTCCACGTGTGATCCGCGAGACGATCCGCCGCGACCTCCCGAAGGACTTCCAGACGTCGGAGTTTCTCCAGGAGCACGGCTTCGTGGACCTCGTCGTCCCCCGCCCGAAGCTGCGCCAGACGCTCATCGGGCTGCTAGACCTGCTCTTCGAAGACCATGCCGAGCGCGACACCGACCTCGCACACGCAGAGTTGAATGGGCAGGCGGGCTGACGTTTGCGAGCCGCTAGTTTTCTGCGGCTCGCGGCCAATTGCTGACGCCCCTATCCCTGAATCTCGGTCACCAGTTGGATCTCCCGCAGCACGCCTTGCACGCGGAAGCAGTCCTCGAACTCGCCCTCGAAGACCGTGTCCTTGCCGCGCGTGTGCACCGTCCACGCATGGCCCTCGGCCTGCGACTCGGAGCACCCCGTCGCCTTGATAAGTTGCACGATCACCTCGTCGAAGGTGTGGATCTCGTCGTTGAAGAGGATCACGCGCCACGGGCTGTCCAGGCGCTCCTCGACCACCTCCTCTTCAACGGTGAGCGTCTCGGTGTCGGGCTGAGACGGGGCAAGCGGGCTTCCCCATGGCCAGGCGAGGTCAGCGCGGTACGCTGGCGCGGCGAGGGCAACAGAGCGAGTTCGCATCGATGAACGAGGGGATGCGAGAGAACGAAGACCGCCCAGGCGCGCTGGGCAACGAACGAAAGTCACGCGGGCTCGGCAGCGGTAACCGAGACAGTGAAGTCTTCCATCACGGGGTTTGCGAGCAACTTTTCCGCCGCCTCTGTTGCGCGGGCGTGCGCAGCTTCCGCATCGGCCGCGTCGATTTCTAGCGTGACGATCTTGCCAACGCGGGCACTGTGTATGGCGTCGTAGCCGAGGTCGTGAAGCGCGTTGGCGATGGCCTTGCCCTGCGGGTCGAGGATGGACGGGCGGAGCGTGACGCGGACGGTGGCGGTGAACATGCGGGCGAGGAACTACGGAGGCGTCCAGATGGAACGAGCGTCGTCAGGGAGTGGGCGGCGAAGGTGCCGTGCTAGGCTCTTCGTCGTCCTCCAGCGCGGCGCGAACGGCCCAGCGGAGGTTAAGCACGAACCCCACGATAAGATACACCGTGCCGCTAAAGAGTAGCCCCACCTCGCGGAAGAGCGCAGCGAGCACGAGACCCAGCGTGAAGGCCAAGAATCGCCAGCGGTAGCGGCGCAGGTTCGCTCGGTTCGGCGTCGGCAGCGAGGGGAAGCGGACCGGCAATACCATGAGCGCGCTCAGCGCCACGGTCATGGTCACGAGGATCTTGGAGACGGTCTCGTCCGGCAGCTCGTAGAACCAGGCGTTGTCCTGAAACGTGAGGATGAATGTCACGATCAGCCCCGCCTGAGCAGGAATGGGCAGGCCTGAGAAGTAGTCCTTCTTGTCCTCGCCTGCGGTCGCGGTGGCGTCGAGGACGTTATAGCGCGCGAGGCGCACGGCCCCGCAGAGGACGGGCAGCGCCGCCAGCACGGGCCCGAGCAGGGCGACCTCGCCGAGGCCAAACTGGTAGAGCAGAAACGACGGCGCGAGGCCGAACGACACGACATCGGAGAGCGAGTCGAGTTCGAGGCCGAAGGTGGACTGCGCGTTGGCCAGCCGCGCCATCATGCCATCGAGGAGGTCGAAGAACGCCGCGAGGACGATCAGCCAGGCCGCCGTGGCGAAGCGGCCGTCGCTCGACATCACGACGGAGAAGAACCCGCTGAGCAGGTTCATGAGCGTGAAGAACGACGGGACGGCCACCGGCGGAATGCCCCGCACGACGCGGCGGCGCGGACGCGCAGCACGACGGCGACTCAGACTACGACGCCCGTCGCCTGCCGCCTTAGGACGCTCCGAGTGCGGGGACCTCGATGACGCTTCCATCAACCGCTGGCCTCTGCTACCATAGGTTCCAGCATGGTCCCCACTGGCTCAGACGTAGTCGCGAGCGGCTCTGATGCAGGCGCTTGCCCTCCGGACAAGCGTCCGATCACCGTCTCCCCCGCCGTGACACGGTCGCCGATGGCTACATCGAACGTGACGTGAGGCGGGACGATGACATCCATGCGCGAACCGAACTTCACGATGCCGTAGCGGTCGCCTGCCCGGTAGGTGTCGCCCGGCTTCGCGTGGAACACGATGCGGCGCGCGACGGCACCCGCAATCTGCTTGAAGAGCACCTTCGTACCGCTCGGGTGGACGAGGCCGACCGACGAGCGCTCGTTTTTCTCGCTCGCCTTCGGATGCCAAGCGACGAGGTATTCGCCCGGGAAGTACTCCGCGTACTCGATGGTACCGTCCGCCGGGATGCGGTTGACGTGGACGTTGAGCGGCGAGAGGAAGATCGAGAGGCGCCGGCCGGGGCCGTCGAGGTAGAGCGGTTCGTCCTCCTCGACGATTTCGAGGACCTTGCCGTCGGCCGGCGACAGCATGAGTGAAGCCGTGTCGGTTGGGGGGGTGCGCACGGGGTCGCGGAAGAACCAGACGGTGAAGCCGAGCACGAGCACGCCGAGGACGGCGAACGCCCAGCCGAATCCACCGAGGAACGCCCCGAGGACGGTGAGCAGGAGCGCAACGAGCGAGGCACCACCAATGAGGGCGTAGCCTTCAGGAGCAAGCACGAGTGACGAGGGCCGATGAGAGGAACGAGCGGTATGCCCGAGGGCCTACACAGAGAGTATGAACGCAGCAGTGCTACCCCCGCGTTCCATCGCTGCGGTGTTCACTCTCCAGTGTATCTCGATGGACCATGTCGTTGTTCGACACGAAGAAGCCCCGCTTTCGCTTGAAAGCGGGGCTTGGCTGGGCCGAGGCGAGCGGGGCGTCCTACGGATGCTGCGCCCTACGACGTGTCACGTCGGGCACCGACCCACGACTAGCGCGTCACCGTCACGCGCTGCGTGTCGCGGAACCCTTCGCCGGTGACGACGAGGACATAGGTCCCGCTCGCGAGGTTGTGCCCGGCGACGCGTGCTCGAATGGGCGTGCTGGCGGCAGGCGTGCCCTCAAACACCGTCTGCACGGGGCAGCCGAGCACGTCGTAGAGCACGGCGAAGACCAGGGTGCCGCGGGCGACCGCAAACTCGACCGTCGCGTCGAGCGCGCCCACTGCTGAGCCGAACGGGTTGGGGTAGGCTTCGGCGACCCAGTGCGTACCCGGGACGGCGACGGTCACCTCGACCTCCGGGAGCATCTCGAAACCTCCGGGAGCATCTCGAAACCTCCGTCGAAGTCGAGTTGGCGCAGGCGGAAGGTGTAGGCCCCCGGCTCCAGGTCAGGCACTCGGGAGGCGTAGGCCCGCGCCTCCGTGGTGGTGCCGAAGCCCGGTACGAAGTCGAGCACCTCGAAGCGCTCCGCACGCGGCCGACGCGCCTGCACCTCGGGACCGCTGTTGTTTGGCTCCGAGGCGGTGCGCTACACGAGCACGGCGGCCAGCACCGCGTAGTCGCCGCAGCGAAGCCCAGGAGCTCGGCCGGGATGATCTGGGAGCCGCCGAAGCCAATTTGGCCGAGTGCGAACGTGAACTCGGTCGTGTTAGGGTCCCCGTCGCCAGCGAGGCCGACGATGGACCCAACAAAGCTGACCACCTGCGTAAAGTCGGGCGGGCTCGCCCCACTCCGCAACAGCGCGGCGAGCGGAATGCTGAACGGGGCCCAGTTGCCGCTCGTATCAGAAACCTGGATGCGCTGCCGACCTTCGTTGTTGCCGTTCCCCGCGACCGTCTAGAGGTTGAACTCGAGGGCGGCCGGGCCGTTGGCACGGACGAAGAAGTTGACCGTCTCGCTACCGGTCACGTCGAGCGGGGCGCCGACGAGCGTGCGGCCGAATCTGGCGAAGCCGCCGAAGTCGTCGCCGACCAGTGATCCGCTGAACCCGTTGGCGGAGCCGTCGGGCGTGTCGGCCGTCGTCGTTGCGACGATGCCCTCTCCGCCCGCGAAGAAGAAGAAGAAGAAGAAGTCCGTGTAGTCGCCGCTGTTGAAGTCGACGACCTCGTCTTGCATGTCGAGGAATAGGCCGTCGACGATGCGGATGTTGTTGAGTTCGATGCTCGTGTCGTAGGTCGTCGCGTTGCCATCTCCAACGAGATCGGTGCCGCCCGCGATGGTGAAGACGTACTGGACGACATCGTCGAACTCGAACGAAGCGGCGTTCGTGTTGAAGAAGGTCGAGAGGGAGAGCTGGTAAGTAGTGAAGTCTGTCTCCTAGCTCCCTGCACCAAGCTGGAACTGGAGGTTGTTACGGATCTCGCCGTTGCCGCCACCGCAGGCGTTCTGGAAGCTGATCTCGAGTTGGAAGGTGCCTCCAGCCTTGGCATCGAACACGAAAACGGGACAGGTGAGCCCGGTGAGATCAAGGGGACCGCCTGGGAAGGGCGAGCCGAAGCCAGCAAAGCCGCCCGTCCCATCGGCACCGACTTCGAAGCGCGCCGAAAAGTCGCCGCCGCCGAGGTCGACGAAGCTTAAGAGCGAGGTGCCGCCTCTTTGGAAGATGGATTCACCTGGGCGAATGCCGTCGTCGAAGTCCTCAACGACGATCTGTGCCTGGGGCGCGGCCGCAAAGCACAGGTGGCAACGAAGGCGAGCACCAAACGCGAAAGCTTAGTGGGGAGTAGCTGTGGGAGCATGGGTGTGGTGGAAATGGACGGGGAGGTAACCGGGAAAAAAGCAGGCATTGAAAACAGTTTCAAGTTGGCCGGTGCCATTTCGTGAGCGCTACCATCGCGCAGAGCCCGTTGCCCTCCCGATGGCTGGATCCTGAAGCGCTGCCTTCTCAGCCGTACCCTTCGACGGCACCGTGACCCACGCCGATGCTCGATCGATGCGCTCCTGCTCAAGCGGTGGCTGCTTTCCAAAAGAACAGCGGCGCTCCCGAACAAGAAGCGCCGCTGCTATCGTTACCGATGTGCCCAAGAGAGGACTCGAACCTCCACGACCATACGGTCACTACACCCTGAATGTAGCGCGTCTACCAATTCCGCCACTTGGGCAACAGGGCCTTCAAGGTAAAGCGGTCCGGCGAGTGCATGCAATACGCGCAGGCCTCCACCGGGCGCTGGGCCAGTCTCTTGGCGGTGTCTTCATGGCTCTCCTTCAACGCCTCTGCGCGGTGCGGCGTGCCGTAGCGCCGATGCTATACGTATGCTTCACCCGCTCGCTCGGCCCTCTCGACTACCACCGCGCCCCATGACGCTCGCCCGATTGACGCTCGCCCGATTGACGCTCGCCCGATTGACGCTCGCCCGATTGACGCTCGCCCGATTGACGCTCGCCCGATTGNNNNNNNNNNNNNNNNNNNNNNNNNNNNNNNNNNNNNNNNNNNNNNNNNNNNNNNNNNNNNNNNNNNNNNNNNNNNNNNNNNNNNNNNNNNNNNNNNNNGACGCTCGCCCTTCTTGCTGTCCTCATCGCCGCAGGGCCTGCTGTGGCGCAAGATCGTCCACGTCCCTATCCCGTTCTGCAGCCCCCGCAGTTTGAACGGGCCATTGCGCAAGGCACCCGCACAGCCTACGGCGCACCCGGTCCCAACTATTGGCAGAACCGCGCGACCTATGACATTGACGTGACGATCGATCCGGCCACGCGGTCGCTCTCCGCCGTGCAGCGGGCTACCTACTTCAACAACAGCCCGGACTCGCTCGCGTATCTCGTGATGAAGGTGCGTCAGAACCTCCACGCGCCCGGCGTCCCGCGCAACCGCACCGTCGAAGTCACGGGCGGCACCACCATCGAGGCGCTCAGCGTGGACGGCACAGCCTATTCGGCGACGGCTGGGCGGCTGCAAGCGCCTGCGTATGACGTCAGCGGTACGCTCCTCACCATCGCCCTAGAGCGGCCGATCGCGCCCGGCGGACGCGCGGTTGTGGAGACGACCTACTCGTTCCCCGTGCCCAGCGCGGGCGGCGCGCCGCGCATGGGCCAGGACGGCGAGGTCTACTTCTTGAGCTACTTCTACCCGCAGTTCGCGGTCTTCGACGACGTCTACGGCTGGCACACGGACCCCTACCTCGGCATGGGCGAGCACTACATGCCTTTTGCCGACTACGACGTGTCCGTCACGCTTCCCGAAGGCTGGCTCGTCTCCGCCACGGGCACGCTCACGAACGCCAGCGAGGTGCTCGCCCCGCGCGTCCGCGAACGACTAGCTACCGCCGCCACCTCGGACGAGGTCGTACGCATCGTTGAGGAGGCCCAGCGGCTCCCTGGCGAATCGACGGTGATGACGGGAGGGACGCTCACCTGGGAGTACCGCGCCCAGGACGTGCGCGACTTCGCGTTCGGGGCATCGGCGGCCTACGTCTGGGACGCGACGCGGGCCAACGTCGGCGACACCGATGCCGATGGCGAGGACGACTACGCGCTCATCCACGCGCTCTACCGCCCCGACGAGCAGGCGTGGCGCGACCGTGCCGCTGAGTTCCTTCGCTTCTCCGTGGAGCACCTCTCCGACGTGTTCTTCCCCTACCCCTACCCGCACATGTCGATGGTCGAGGGCATCATCGGCGGCGGGATGGAGTATCCCATGATCACACTCATCGGCAGCGACCGCAACGAGCGCTCGCTCTTCGGCGTCACCTACCATGAGACATCGCACATGTGGTTTCCGATGGTCGTCGGCAGCGACGAAAAGCGCTACACGTGGATGGAGGAAGGCTTGACGAGCTACAACACCCAACTCGGCGAGGAGGCGTTCGTCGCGCGGGGCGGCTTCGGCGAGCAGAACATCGACCCGTGGGCGCGGCGACGGCAGTACCACTACTACCTCGCGGGCACGGGCTACGCCGTCGAGCCGATGCGCCACGCCGACCAGACGCGCATCGGCGGGGCTGCGCGCGCCGTCGACCCGCTCGGCAGCGCCGCCCGCACTGTCGCGGCCTATTCTACGCCGGTCGTCATCCTGCGTACGCTCGAAGGCACCTACGGGCGGGAGCGCTTCCTCAACGCCTACCGCTCCTACGCCCGCGACTGGGCCTTCAAGCACCCCTACCCGTGGGATCTCTTCAACAGCTTCGAGCGCTACCTCGGCGAAGACCTCGACTGGCTCTGGACGCCGATGCTCTTCGAGACGTGGGTTGTGGACTTGGCCCTGGGCGAGGTCGAGACAACCGCAGCAGGAGTGACTGTGACCGTGCGCGACCTCGGCCTGGCCCCCGTGCCCGTGCCCGTAGAAGTGACCTATGCCGATGGGCGCACGCACACGGAAGTCATTCCGGTGCAGACGTGGCTCGATGGTGCTTGGGAGACACAAGTGACGTTCCCTGCGGGGAGCGTGGCAAGCGTCGTG containing:
- a CDS encoding elongation factor G — translated: MNVYDADHVRNIALVGHQGSGKTTLSEAMLYSAGAIKRMGTVEEGSTVSDFHDSEHERGMSIFSALLHAEWKGYKINILDTPGYLDFAGEVVASLKVADTALFVLDATEGVQVGTELGWTYCEMTETPAMFVLNKLDEEGSDFETALAQVQERYGRAATPVQLPGGKGTRTIIDVLLMKQIRFDEKGQAHFEEIDGAFRDRADELHNELVENIAENDEGLMDLYFEKGTLSEDEMRQGLRAAMIDRSLFPIFLTVATENIGVTRLMSFIDNVVPSPKMMPAPQMDSGTVAADPGGDPVAFVYKTEAQAHVGEYSYFRVYQGTLEQGQDLENAHNDGTERLGALYAINGKDRDGVKQLVAGDIGATVKLKDTGTNDTLHLKGSDAVVTPIEFPEPRYRVAVRASTSGEEDKLAQGLHQLVKEDPSLHVDHDPHLSQITLAGQGEMHLKVAQYILDHRAGVHVEYDQPKVSYRETVQGRSRSSYRHKKQSGGAGQFADISILVEPLTDTFDVPEDMKQRGEHMMETDWGAKIHFVDAIVGGVIDMQRFFGAIQKGVADALKEGPIAGYPVGDVRVVVFDGGMHSVDSNENAFKTAAKQAFRIGFREAQPAILEPILDLEVKIPEEYLGDVMSDLNTRRGRIQGMEANGPFQVIKAQVPQAELYRYSTSLRSMTQGRGLHVARPSHYEAMPRHVQDTLMAERGELEEA
- the tsaB gene encoding tRNA (adenosine(37)-N6)-threonylcarbamoyltransferase complex dimerization subunit type 1 TsaB; translated protein: MLTLGIETATDVCSVALLEDDAVLAEASLRLPRQHAARLVPLVRDVLAHTGRATTDLDLVSVSEGPGSYTGLRIGVSTAKGLCLATGAALVGVGSLEALAQTADGVAEPGDYVLAAFPSRRGEVYAAGFQRHPHESVLQMLRGAEPTAVTLDDARSWWPAPDAERIWLLGPAAYQLDGLLPGRHSILAGETFCVSAATVARMGRRSAYDVATDHLHSEDVASFEPSYLKEFVAGKPRPLF
- the accD gene encoding acetyl-CoA carboxylase, carboxyltransferase subunit beta → MAWFKRKTAGIQTAPADKNETPEGYWRKCPITDELISLRELKENHMVTPAGHHFAMSGLGYCEMFFDDGEFTRHDDNLFAIDPLKFVDRKAYIDRLRSARKKTGLNDAAVSATGTVGSHPFSMAAMDFSFIGGSMNSVVGEIVSRTIQRGINEDRAVMVISQSGGARMMEAAYSLMQMAKTSIHLTRLDDKGLPFFSLMTNPTTGGVTASYAMLGDIHIAEPGALIGFAGPRVIRETIRRDLPKDFQTSEFLQEHGFVDLVVPRPKLRQTLIGLLDLLFEDHAERDTDLAHAELNGQAG
- a CDS encoding ATP-dependent Clp protease adaptor ClpS — encoded protein: MRTRSVALAAPAYRADLAWPWGSPLAPSQPDTETLTVEEEVVEERLDSPWRVILFNDEIHTFDEVIVQLIKATGCSESQAEGHAWTVHTRGKDTVFEGEFEDCFRVQGVLREIQLVTEIQG
- the purS gene encoding phosphoribosylformylglycinamidine synthase subunit PurS — its product is MFTATVRVTLRPSILDPQGKAIANALHDLGYDAIHSARVGKIVTLEIDAADAEAAHARATEAAEKLLANPVMEDFTVSVTAAEPA
- the pssA gene encoding CDP-diacylglycerol--serine O-phosphatidyltransferase encodes the protein MRGIPPVAVPSFFTLMNLLSGFFSVVMSSDGRFATAAWLIVLAAFFDLLDGMMARLANAQSTFGLELDSLSDVVSFGLAPSFLLYQFGLGEVALLGPVLAALPVLCGAVRLARYNVLDATATAGEDKKDYFSGLPIPAQAGLIVTFILTFQDNAWFYELPDETVSKILVTMTVALSALMVLPVRFPSLPTPNRANLRRYRWRFLAFTLGLVLAALFREVGLLFSGTVYLIVGFVLNLRWAVRAALEDDEEPSTAPSPPTP
- a CDS encoding phosphatidylserine decarboxylase family protein gives rise to the protein MLAPEGYALIGGASLVALLLTVLGAFLGGFGWAFAVLGVLVLGFTVWFFRDPVRTPPTDTASLMLSPADGKVLEIVEEDEPLYLDGPGRRLSIFLSPLNVHVNRIPADGTIEYAEYFPGEYLVAWHPKASEKNERSSVGLVHPSGTKVLFKQIAGAVARRIVFHAKPGDTYRAGDRYGIVKFGSRMDVIVPPHVTFDVAIGDRVTAGETVIGRLSGGQAPASEPLATTSEPVGTMLEPMVAEASG
- a CDS encoding T9SS type A sorting domain-containing protein, whose translation is MLPEVEVTVAVPGTHWVAEAYPNPFGSAVGALDATVEFAVARGTLVFAVLYDVLGCPVQTVFEGTPAASTPIRARVAGHNLASGTYVLVVTGEGFRDTQRVTVTR
- a CDS encoding M1 family metallopeptidase; amino-acid sequence: TLALLAVLIAAGPAVAQDRPRPYPVLQPPQFERAIAQGTRTAYGAPGPNYWQNRATYDIDVTIDPATRSLSAVQRATYFNNSPDSLAYLVMKVRQNLHAPGVPRNRTVEVTGGTTIEALSVDGTAYSATAGRLQAPAYDVSGTLLTIALERPIAPGGRAVVETTYSFPVPSAGGAPRMGQDGEVYFLSYFYPQFAVFDDVYGWHTDPYLGMGEHYMPFADYDVSVTLPEGWLVSATGTLTNASEVLAPRVRERLATAATSDEVVRIVEEAQRLPGESTVMTGGTLTWEYRAQDVRDFAFGASAAYVWDATRANVGDTDADGEDDYALIHALYRPDEQAWRDRAAEFLRFSVEHLSDVFFPYPYPHMSMVEGIIGGGMEYPMITLIGSDRNERSLFGVTYHETSHMWFPMVVGSDEKRYTWMEEGLTSYNTQLGEEAFVARGGFGEQNIDPWARRRQYHYYLAGTGYAVEPMRHADQTRIGGAARAVDPLGSAARTVAAYSTPVVILRTLEGTYGRERFLNAYRSYARDWAFKHPYPWDLFNSFERYLGEDLDWLWTPMLFETWVVDLALGEVETTAAGVTVTVRDLGLAPVPVPVEVTYADGRTHTEVIPVQTWLDGAWETQVTFPAGSVASVVLDPGGYLPDVAPGNNARRLDLEVEAGTNGP